CGCTGCTTGCAGCCGGGGCAGGTCGCACGCCAGCAGCAGCACCCACGCTGAGGCTCCACCCGCCGCGACCCGCTCCAACCCCTGCCAAAAGCCCACCAGCGGCCCGTGCGGCTCTGTTTCCCCAGGCAGCGGCGTTTCGGAGACAAACTGGCAGTCGGGCAGCAGCGTGGCGTAGCGATCGGGCCAGGGCGTGACGACGAAGACTGGGCTGGCGCAGGACTGGGCGATCGCTCCGGTTCTTTGCAGCAGGGGCACGCCTTCAATCTCAATCAGCGCCTTGTCGCGCCCCATGCGGGTGCTGTGGCCACCTGCGAGAATAATGGCAGAGAGAGGCATCGGGGTATTGTGTGACTCTATCTCATCATCCCACCGACCATTTGCGCCAGCGCATCCAGGTTTACAAAAATATCCTCAACTCGAACCAGCGGATAGAGCAGCGATTGCCAGAAGTGCCCCGCAGGAACCTCGCCCAGCAGATAAGCATAGTCCAGTCCGATCAGGTTGCTGAGATACCAGTAGCAGGGATAGACGTAGTTGGGCGAAAACAGTTCTACGACCTGAGTGCCGGGGCGACAAAAGGCAAGGTTGGTGAGTCCGCTGCCGTGGGGAGA
The Thermoleptolyngbya sichuanensis A183 DNA segment above includes these coding regions:
- a CDS encoding molybdenum cofactor guanylyltransferase, which produces MPLSAIILAGGHSTRMGRDKALIEIEGVPLLQRTGAIAQSCASPVFVVTPWPDRYATLLPDCQFVSETPLPGETEPHGPLVGFWQGLERVAAGGASAWVLLLACDLPRLQAAEVQQWAAQLETVQSGAIAYLPRDSQGWQPLCGFYRLSSLSLLRDFVQAGGRSFQQWLAQHPVAEIPAVDFAHLLNCNMPEDLTHL